The genome window GGAATTCTGCCGCCCTGCTTCCTGGGCACCAAGCAGACACAGGCTCTGTGACACAGCCCTACCACGTCTTCTCTGGGTACCCTGGGCCAGTTTTTCAGTCTCTCCTGGTCTCAGTTTACCCCTTATAAAGCAGGCATTTAAGTAGTCCCCCCCTGGGATCATGTGGAGCGATGCAAGCCTTAGATGCATGGATATCGTAAAGCTCTTAGGTCGGTGCCTGCCCCGTGGAGGCTCCCCGGCCCTCGGATGTCAGCTCCGTTTTTCACAGTATGTTCACAGTAGACATCTTTCTCGGAAAGGGTTTGCATGCTCGAGCTCCATTTCAAGGACAGCACCATGGTGGCTGGCGGAGTGATTGTTCTGTGATGTGCATCGCCCTGgcccacctcccccagccccaccccacgaATCCTGTTTGGGGTTCCACCCCAGCTCCAGAGGACCAGCCTGGCCCAGTGGGTTTTGTTTCAGAATCCTCTCTGACTTCGCTGTCCAGGCAGCCATAGGCCATGGGGCCCACTCCTGTGCCCTCTGCCAGGGGCTCCAGCCATGGCAGGAACGCCAGCACCCAGCAGGCGTCTGTGTTCGCAGCATTTGCTGTAGCTCTGTGGCACAGTGCCCTGCTGCGTCCCTGGCTGCTGGGGTCTGTGTGGACAGACTGACCTCCTCACCTCCTTCCAGTCATTCTGTAGCTCCGCAAGTGTCAGGGGCAAGCTCTGGGGGCGGCCCTCCCAGAGGACGTTCGGGGCAGAGCCTTCCCAGCCCCAGAGGCCCAGGCAGAGGCCCTGTACCCACTCTCTCAGGGCTGGGGATTGTAACTTGACTCCCAGACTCGGAGCAGGGCTGCTTGTTCCCATTCTTGTTTTCCTCTGAACAAGCGCTTTCCTGACAGCAGGCTCATGTCAGTAGCAGGCCAGGATGTCTGACCAGCACTGCGGCCTGCCTGGCCTGTCCCAAACACACACGTCCCCAGGGCTCCCCTTGGCCCGGCAGACCATCCCCTGTCACCCAGATATCTGCCTCCACGAAACAGTGTGAACAAAAGTCACATTAGTGTGTCCAGAGCGCCATCCACTGCCCAGGGGCATCTAACCCAGCTCCCTCAGAGTCTCCCCCTGGGCTCTGGGGAATGGGCTCGGGGTGCCCACCAGTGGGGACACCAAGTGTGGCCAGACCCCGGGAACAGTGCTCcgccctgaggctcagagaagcttccGGTCATGAAGAGCAGGtcctccttctccccagccctcccccaaaCCCACCCTGAAAAGCTGCTCTCCCTGTCCTGACCACTCTGGGGTGTTGACGGGGGTCTTGCCAACGGGAGGCGGGGGCAGGAGGCAGCCCCCTTCTACAGgaccccctcccctgcctccttaGCCTCCGCACCCCTTAGGGTCAGGCCCTGTAAGTCGGCATTCAGACCAAGGCTCTTAAACTCTGCTCGATGCCGAGACCAGGGGAAATACACTCTTACACAcgttcacacatgcacacaggggcacagatacacacgcacacacacattcaagTACATTCACTCTTGCACACAAATGCCTGTCCACAAACACTGATACATgcacacaaatcacaaaacatacacatatatgcacatatatttgcACAACTGAACACATCTAGACACACAAGTGCATATTCACACACAAATGTATGTGTATTCACAAATGTGTGTGCATTCGACACACAAACATGCACGCTCATCACATAAAACAGTCAACTGTGCACATAAACATGTGCTTAAAATGCATATACACGTGCATACATGCATGCAGCTCATAAATACACATGTGCATAGAAGCACACAGGCAAAGAAAGTGCACACGAGGCCAAACACCCAGACACACTTGCACACAAATTTTGGTACGCAATCACATAATCACATGTGTACACTCTCGTGCAACAACACAAATATGAGTGTAGATGCACAAAAAGCCTACACAttcacacagaaaacagaaacgCACAGGCATGAACACAGACATGCTCAAATATTCACACTtatgcacacgtgcacacagcTGCACACCCATGCATAAGAAGCACACGTGTGCTTACACATTTCCTCACAAGCATACACACAGCTTTTAATTAATTTGTGCAGAGCTTGAGTGCAGGCGTTCTCTCCAGACCTGGTGGGGGCACAGGGCCCTCCTCAGGTGGGAGGGGAAACACCCACTGTGGGGAAAAGCTGCTGTCAAGCAACCCTGGGTTGGGGGTGGCGGAGGATGGGCCCAGAGGTGGCCCCCCCCAGGAAATCTGCAGCCCCGAGCTGATTGTTGGGCTTGGCGCAGTAGCCAGGATACTGCCTCGTAAACTTAATAATAGCTATCCCCCCCTTTTAATTTGTTTGACCTTGACGACAGTAATTTATGATACCCATTAGAGCTCTGTCGTCTTTTTTCTCCTAATTCATAAACAAAGCACTTGGCCtggcttccttctctgcttccGAGCACAGGGCCTGCTCCAGCCCACGGTGGCCTCCTGAGACATGGGGAGGGGCCCAGTGTTTCTCATGATGCAGACACACGGTCCCTGTGGTCTCCAGGTCCCCAGGGCAGCCACTTCTCGGTCCAGGATGAGGGCAGGAAGGAAGCAAGGGCCGGAACAGCCTGCACGGGAGGCAGGCCCCACGGGCTCCCTGTGCCCCTTGGGCCTCGCTGGCTGGCCGGcccacctcctgcctctctctcttgCAGAGGAGCCCACGTTCCGCTGTGATGTGTGTGACGAGCTCTTCCAGTCCAAGCTGGACCTACGACGCCACAAGAAGTACACGTGCAGCTCGGTGGGGGCCGTGCTCTATGAAGGCCTGGGTGCAGAGCTCAAGGCAGAGGGCCTGGGCCGCGGGAGCAGTGACGGGCAGGCTCATGAGTGCAAGGACTGCGAGCGGATGTTCCCCAACAAGTACAGGTGCGTCCCACCCCAGTGGGTGCTCCGCACCAGTACAGGTGCCCCCCAGCAGATGCCTCCCAGCAGTACGGGTGTGCCCCCCCCACAGATGCTCCCCAACAGTACAGGTGCCACTCCGCCCCCCAGTGGATGCTCCCCAACACCCCCACAGCCAGTCAGGGACAGCAGGGTCATTTGGCCCTGGGAGCACAGAAGGAGCCCTGAGAAGGGCAGAGGTCAGCCCTTGTCCCTCAGCCTTGTCCACAATGAGACAAGGGTTCCCTCCAGTGTGGCACATCTTGGGGGTAGATACCCCACCTGCTCATCCAGCACTGGGGACAGAGCAGGCCATGAGCTGGTGGCTGGAGGCCACAGGTGCTCCCGGCTCTGACCGTGCCGGCTGGACCCTGGTCAAGCCCCCAGCCCTGGAAGATCCCTAACTTGCCCAGCTAAGGCACCACTGGCCCTGCCACTCTGCACATTCAGGGCTGAATTGTGCAGAGAGTCCAGCAGGAAGTCATGAAGCACAGGCCAGACCCCAAGGCATGCAGGGGCCAAGCCACAGGGCTGCTTTGGTAGGAAGGTCCAAGCCCAGGACGGGGGCATGGCTGCACCCCACTGCCCAGGGAGCCATAGCACAGCCTGCCCCTCTTGACATGTGCACGGGTCTCTCTCAGAAGAGGACAGGGATGGGACGGGGCTTCCCGGGGGTCCCCTTAGCCCCACAGCCCAGGCTCCAACCTCTGCTCCTCTTGGGCAGCGCCTCCTGTCCCGGGAGACTTCACAGACGTGGGCACAGAGCACCAGGCTGAggtccccctcccctgccccaaggCAGGCGGGAGTCAGGACCTAGGTGCTGCAGGCCCCTGGGAACCCCTCAGCTGTGGAGGGAGAGCCAGGACATGCAGTCCCGGTGCTCAGGAAGCCAGGAAGACTTGTCCAACGTGGGCCCCGTCTCCTGCCTTCAGGAATTTCCCCCGGTACAGCCTTGCAAAGGAGTACGGCCCCATCGGGCCCCTAACTGGCTGTGGGATGGCAGGGAATTGAACACTGACCCCACTGTGGCCTCCCGGAGATGGGAAACCCTCCACCCTGAACAGATGACGGAGAAAACAAGCCACTGGGTGAATCCCAACTGAGGCCCTTGGTGCTAAGCGCTGCTCAAGAGGGTCTGTGTTTTCTTTACATAAACACATAAATCACAattaaaaacagggaaaaagatACAATCTGCTGGTGCTCAAGAACCAAGCGTTTCTGATCTAAATGGACGGCTGGGCCCCGTAATTAACGGGCCGTGATATATTGCTGCTTTGCTCATGAAGATTAACGGTATACCTGGGACAGGAGGCACAGGATGTCCCCTGAGAGCAGGGGATCAGGAGCTGCCACAGCCGCCCCTGCCCAGCAGCTGGGCTTCCTCCACCTTCCGCAGCTCATGTGAGACCCACTTGCTCAGCCCCAGCCTACCTATCGGCGTGGGTGTGACAGGCAGGCTGCAGCCTGACTTGGCCAGTGAGCACTTCTGAGACCACTCAGGGTGCTTGTGCGCCTCACTGCCGCTCTGGGGTTTGTGGTAATGTTGCAAGCTTCTGGACCCCTTTTTCCTTGGTCCTAAAGTTAGCTTCCTGGTTAGCACTGCCTTCAAGGGCAGCCAAGAAGTGTGAGTGGgggtcccaccctgcccctggaTGCCTGGGGATGGTCCTGGATGAGGGTCATCTGATGGGGGAGCAGTCTCCACCCTTCCATGCCATTGCCCTGTGCGGAGAGGAGGGGGCGGACACGTTGCCTGGACACGCTCTGCTCTGTGCACGGTGTGGGGGTGCCACGGGGCTGCTGCGTGAGGGCTCTCCAgtctgggcagagctggggcccCCACGGTGACCCCTGTCCGCTGTACGCAGCCTGGAGCAGCACATGGTCGTCCACACAGAGGAGCGGGAGTACAAGTGCGACCAGTGTCCCAAAGCCTTCAACTGGAAGTCCAACCTCATCCGCCACCAGATGTCCCACGACAGTGGCAAGCGCTTCGAATGTGAAAACTGCGTGAAGGTAAAGTGCGTGCCGGCcacaccccacctccccacccctcccatgcACATGCAGGGGCCTGCGTGGAGTGGGTGGGCAACCCCAAGTTGCCCAGGACCCTGTCCTGGGGAAACGCACACTGGGATGTGGCCCCGCACCCCCAGGGACTGGGGCTGAGTGACAGCATCTGCCCCCAGGTGTTCACGGACCCCAGCAACCTGCAAAGGCACATCCGCTCCCAGCACGTGGGCGCCCGGGCGCACGCCTGTCCCGACTGCGGGAAGACCTTCGCCACCTCCTCGGGGCTGAAGCAGCACAAGCACATTCACAGCACCGTCAAGCCCTTCATATGTGAGTCCCCGCCCCCTGGGAGGGACCCACCGGGAGGGACCCACCCCCTCAGCAGTGACCCTGCCCCCTGGAAATTAGCCCACTTCCCATAGGCGCCCCTACCCAGAGTGACTCCAACCCCAACGGCAGTGACCCTGCCCCCCCAGGAGTGACCCACCCAGCCCCAACcttcctcccccacagcctcccaaTGGGAgtcacccagcccagccccaaaCCTTTCATATGTGAGTGACCTGCCCCAAGCTCCCTCCCAGTGATCCCAACCTCCCATGAGAGCCACCCAACCCCTGACCCCCCACGGGAGTCGCCCCAGCCCAGCCTCGCTGCTCACCAGCCCCGTGGGTTCTCTGGGAGATCAGCTGAGGCATGGAATCCCCAGGCCCCCATTCCAGGACTGTTTGTCCCAAATGCACCATGGCAGCTACTAGTGCCATGCTGATCCCAGGCTCCAGTGTCGTCCCGATGCCGCCCCTCCATCGCTGTGCCCTGCTGCCCCTCTAGTTCTGTGACTTCCCTGTCACTTTGGCCTCACCCCTCCGTGGCCAGAGGTCAGCAGTGGGTGGCGGGGAAAGACTGGTTCAACAATCCCAGGTCCTGCAGAAGGAGCCGGCAGCCTGCTGGCTCCACTCCCCTGCTGTCCCCAGCAGTCACACCCATGCCCCCTAAGCTCCTGGAGGCCTGATAATCCCAGCTATGCTCAGCGAGGCCCCCTGTTTATTCCTGCAGCAACCTGTGCAGAGCCCTGGCTGTTTGTCTAGCCATAAGTAACCAGGCGCTTGTCCTATGGAGCTTACTGGGCAGTGGAGGCTAAGCCAGATAAGCAATAGCAGCTCAAGTAGCAGGCATACCAGCCTGGGGGTGGTAGTGCAGGGTTAGGAGGCCCTCCAAGTACCAGTGAGTGGCCCAGGTGGGCACTTTTTCTGCAAAGGCAATGGGGGGCCCGGATAGCCCACCAGGCAGGGGGTGCCCTGGCGCAGACCTGGAGGAAGTGTGGAGTGAGCCAAGGGGCACCTGCACAGGAGGCTCGGGAAGGGGTTGCAAGCACAGAGGCCTTGAGGCCACCATGTGTCTGGGGAGTAAGTAAAAGGGAGCAGTAGGAGAGGGGCCAGAGGGTCAGGTCGTGGGGACCTCACAGGCCACTACAGGAGTGTGACCCTGATTCTCAGTGAGTTTGGAAGCCACAGAAGATCCCCCTCTGCCTAGCAGTGTGCTGAATCATCATCATGCAAGACTGCTAAGTCATCATACCAGCAGCAAGATGAATGAGCGTCACCCAAGGTTATGCTGAGTCATCACATCAGCAGGGAGCTAAGTCCTCGTGCCAACATTGTACTGAGTCATTGTTCACACAAGATTGTGCTCAGTCATCATTCACACACAAGATTGTGCTGTTGGCACACCAGGAGTATGGTGAATCCGCATCACGCAAGGTTACGCTGAGTCATCATTACAGAAGCACTGCTGAGTCATCACCACACAAGATTGTGCTGAATCATCATCGCCCAAGGTTGTGCTGAGTCATCCTCACTGGTTAGCTCATGGCATCTTTACAAAGACCTACGGAGCAGGAGCTGCACTATCTTCAGCTGACAGCGGAGGGAATGGAGGCTTTGCAATGTTAGGTGACCCGAGCTTGGAGCCTGATTCCAGCTCACTGGGGGAGCCTCTCAGGCACCACCCCATCAGTGTGAGGAGAAACTCTGGGAGGTGGGGTCCCTGGGGTCAGGGTGTTCTCACCCTGAGCGGTTTGTTCCCAGTCCTGCCCGCTGCCCCCAGCCAAGCTTGCAGTTGCCCTGCAGAGGAGTCTCACCCCAGCCTGTCCGGGCAACTCGCTCCCCCAGCCGGACAAAGGGACAGAGCTCACCCTGGAGGCACCCTGCCAGCGTCCTCTTTCTACTTACCCACCGCCTCCTTCACTGGGTGGGAGTGCGGGCAGGCAGTGAATGAGAGAGCATCAGACATACTTGGAGTCTTTAAGCAACCTTAGAAGTAGGAAAATGGCAAATAGGTTTAAAAGTCACTGCTTCTCTGGACACAAGCATCCGGACGCCTAGCTGGAGCGCACCAGTAACGTCAGTTGGAGGAATGGTAGTGCTCTGGAAGGGTCCGAGCCCCCAGTTTGCACTGCCTGCACGGACACCCTGGCTGGGTATCGGCAGCTCACCTGCCTGTGCCAAGCTCACTTTGGTCCCTGAGCTTTTGAGCTAAACAGAAAATCCCCAGACTTGGCCAGGTTACATGCATGAACACAGTGTCCATAGAGGGGGACACAGATTTTAGAAACTAGATCAGACATGTGAAATGCAGCCCTATACATCCTCCAGCCACGGCCGAGCATCCTTGGGCCGTGGTCGGGCTTGGGAAGGACACAATGCAAGCAAATGCGGAGGGTGCAGACGGTGTGGTGCTTCTGAGGAAGACCAGGTGCGTGGAAAAGCTTGGGCTCATGGCAGCGTGGTCCAGCGTGCAGACTATCTCCACCCAGGTGCACACCCACATCCCATTGGGATCAGCCCCAAACCTGCCAGGAAGCCCCCAGGTCCCATCCTCACtgaccacacagaaaaggcagCATTGCCTCCCCATGATGTCTCTTGCACCAGGGAGCTCAAGCGTGTGCTGGGGTGTGTGCACAAGAGAGGGGACTGGTATCTGGGCACACAGGCAGACAGTTCCTTATGGCACTTTTCAGAAAAGGACCTTCTCTAGAGGGGGTGTGTcagtgtgtgggggtgtgcaTGGGTTTGTGTACAGACCTTACAAGGAAAAGATGAGAACTGGTCAGGGCCCCTCCGCATCCTGGCGGGCCCTGGGGCACACCCTCCACTGGGCACCAGCCCCGTGACCTGTCCGATCCTGTGGGCTTCCCAGGCCTTTCTTGTCCTCTGCAGGCAGCCACCTCCCTTTGCCAGCTCTGAGTCAGCTGTTGGCCATTCCAGGTCCAGGACCTGCCTCTCCGGGGACCTCGGTCTCCCAGAGGCCTCTCTGTAGCCCCAGCATTTCTGCAGGACTCCTCCATCCTGCACGCAGGTGCATGGGAGCTGAGAGTCCCAGGCTCCCCGTGCCCAGGCCCAGCTGCAGACCAGCCTGGATGGCAGTGACGATTAATGAGGCACTGAGAGAGCCCCTTCAAGGATCAGGGGTGCAGCGAGGTGTCGCTCTTTAGCAGCAAGGCCTGAGCTGAGAAACGGcctcgcccccccccccccacacgcACACCCTAGGCCGGGCAGGAGGCCTGTGGTATTTATAGATGTGTCCAGGCCAGTGGAGCAGCGTGTCTGCATTGGCTGCCCAGAAAGGACAGATTTGATTAAATTAGGCAATGCTCTGCCCTGCTCGGCCTTGGAAACGTCCCGCCATGCCAGATGACCAGGAAGGCAGAACCATTAATATAAATAGATATTGTGATTAAAGAACACGATAATCTCGGGCCCAGAGCTCCAGCTAGAATAGCATGACATCAGGTAGTCGCCGATTTGTGGCGAACAAGAAACACGCTGAAATCATTGTTTCCACTGGGCTGCATTTAGGAAGCAAATTGTCCTGCAGAGAGGGACACACGCAGGGGGTGTGTGCTCCTCCCTTTCTGGTTAGAAAAACAAGAGGAGAAGGAAATGCTGGCAGTTCACTGACTCTCAGCTCACAGGCCACTGGGAAAATGGCCGAGACCCGGGCCACGGGCCGCAGGTCCTGGTTCTCAGCTCCGGCCGGCACTGCCCTCTTCTGTCAAGACAGGCTGGTGTCCTGTGCCTCTCTACCTCCCAATCTGGGGGGTCTTTTCTTAAATGTGGAACCAGTCCCTCTCTGCACAGCCCTGCCTGCGGCTTCCCTCCCATCCACATCTTCAGGCCACCCCCTAACGGTGACCATACACTGCCAGGTCTCAAACTTCCCAACTAAGAAGCCCCCAAGTGGGCTGGTTCCCCCTCAGGCCTCCCTCTCCTCAGTGCAGGTCACAGGGCCTGGACAGaaagggggagcagctgggaacCTTTTGGACTTTGGAAAGCAGGAGATCTAATCTGGGTGACTAGcattcccctctccttccttcctaggGGGGCTTCACCGCGGTGGTAGGAGTTCTGAACATGCTTATGTAGCTGCGACGTGGCTTCACGCTGCGACTGCCCATCCCTGGGGGTGATTTTGGAAGACTTTGCTCTTTGCTCCCTACATTACCAAAGCTCATGGGGGAGGAGGGTGCAAACAACAGCACCCTGTTTTCTAATGGAGGAGAAAGGGACACCATGAGATGTAAGCCAGCTTGGGGGCCTGGGCAAGGCACCCGTGGTCCTTGCCAATCCATGCTGGTCACCAGAGGCCAGCCATAGGGTATGgtacacacatgtgtacatgtaAGTACGCATGTGAGCactgtacacacatgcacacatgatCACATGTACCCAGACCCACGTACATGCAAGCTCACATACACCAGCACAGACCGCCCCCGTCCCCCACCCCTCCGCCGCTGGGTCTCCGGTAATTTCACACGGTATTTGTCTGCTCTCTGCTGACGTTGCAGGTGAGGTCTGCCACAAGTCCTACACGCAGTTCTCCAACCTGTGCCGGCACAAGCGCATGCACGCCGACTGCCGCACGCAGATCAAGTGCAAGGACTGCGGGCAGATGTTCAGTACTACCTCCTCCCTTAACAAGCACCGGCGTTTCTGCGAGGGCAAGAACCATTACACGCCGGGTGGCATCTTCGCCCCGGGCCTGCCCCTGACCCCCGGCACCCTGATGGACAAGGCGAAGCCCCCCACCAGCCTCAACCACAGCCTGGGCTTCAATGAGTACTTCCCCTCCAGGCCTCACCCCGGGAGCCTGCCCTTCTCCACGGCGCCCCCCACATTCCCCACGCTCACCCCGGGCTTCCCGGGCATCTTCCCCCCATCCCTGTACCCCCGACCACCTTTGCTACCTCCCACGCCGCTGCTCAAGAGCCCCCTGAACCACACCCAGGACGCCAAgctccccagccccctggggaACCCGGCCCTGCCCCTCGTCTCCGCCGTCAGCAACAGCGGCCAGGGCACCTCAGTGGCCTCGGGGCCCGAGGAGAAGTTCGAGAGCCCCCTGGAGGCCTCATACACCGGGAAGCTCAAGACCCGGAGCAGCGATGTGTCGGACGTCAGCGACTTCGAGGACATCAACACCACGACGGGAACGGATCTGGACACCACCACGGGGACAGGCTCGGACCTGGACAGTGAAGCGGACAGCGATCGCGAGAGGGCCAAGGACAAGAGCGGAGCAGCCGAGGGCAAGCCCGCGTTCGGGGGTGGCGTGGCACCCCCAGGGACCCTGCACGGCGCCGGCGAGGTGCCCTTCTTATACCCCCAGCACTTCTTCCCGCCGCCCGATGAGCAGCTGCTGACAGCATCGGGCGCCGCGGGCGACTCCATCAAGGCCATCGCCTCCATCGCGGAGAAGTACTTCGGCCCCGGCTTCATGGGCATGCAGGAGAAGAAGCTGGGCTCCCTGCCCTACCACTCCGTGCTCCCCTTCCAGCTCCTGCCCAACTTCCCCCACTCCCTGTACCCCTTCGCGGACCGCACCCTCGCCCACAGCTTGCTGGTCAAGGCCGAGCCAAAGTCGCCCAGGGACGCCCTCAAGGTGGGCGGCCCCAGTGCCGAGTCCCCTTTCGACCTCACCACCAAACCCAAAGAGGCCAAGCCCGTCCCGCCTAAGGTCCCCCTGGCCCCAGTGCCCGGCGAGGAGCAGCCACTGGACCTGAGCATTGGCAGCCGTGCCCGAGCCAGCCAGAATGGAGGGGGCCGGGAGCCCCGCAGAAACCACGTTTACGGGGAGCGCAAGCTGGTGGCCGGCGAGGGGCTGCCAAAGGCATGTCCCGCACAGCTGCCGCCGCAGCCTGCCCTGCACTACGCCAAGCCGTCGCCCTTTTTCATGGACCCCATCTACAGGTATTAACATGCCCCACCCTCACCTGCTCTCCCAGGGGTGGCAGCCAGGTGGCTGGGGGTTGGGAGCCAACGCTCTCCAAGGTCTGCCTCATGCCTCTGCAGGCTTCGGGGAGACCCCGAGCTCAGGGGTCTGGCTACTTGGGGACGTACACCTGGTGCTTGTTCCTAGGTGGGCACCTGGTGGGACCATGTTTGGGAGCCCGGGCGGGCCCTCTGGGCACTGTGGTTCCCTTGGCTGGCAGCCCTGGGGTGCCCACCAGAGGCCCTTCCGCCATCCCTAGCTGCCTTCTCTGGCCTGTTCTGCCTGCAACCAAATCAGACCCttgttctctcctcttccccatgGCTGCTCCTGTGGCCACCACCCCCATGGGGAACCCagctgggggctgctgggggcccAGGGGAAATCGAGAAGGAGCCACTGGTTCccaggggggaggaggaggaaacatTGGAGGGTCTGCAAAACTTAGTGTCCCACCCTCCGACAGCCCACCGGTAAGGGCCAACTTAGTCCCCCCCCGATTCCTGGGCAGGCTTGCATCAGGTGGGTCTGCTAGGTGGCAGGGGTCTGACCCCCAGCACAAGTGTCCCTGGGATGAGGAGAGGGCTGTGCACATGGGCAGGCTTGGTGGGGGAGGCCTGGAGGTGCAGCCAGCAGGTGTGGGGCATAGTCTCATGGGTGGCAGGGAAACAGGAGCCGGTAGGGGCCCATGCCTCTGTTCCCTGAGGAACCTGCTGCGGCCTGGGGTGAGCGTGCAGGGAGGATGCCACACCTGCTGAAGGTGCAGTGGGAGAAAACAACTTCAGAGGGAAGATGGGCCAGCCTTCCACACTGCCTGCCAGACTGCCCACTGGGTACCCGCCCTCCATAGGGCAAGGCCGGGAGACATCTGGGAGTGGGTGAGGGGCCCCCATGGGTGTGGGCCCTTGAGCAGAGGTCAGGAGGGTCGTCTGGGGAAGAACAGAACCTCTGGTCAGGCCCCAGAGCTGGAACCAGGGCCGGGCGAGAGGCTCCGGCTAACCTCCACTGTACCCTGgcctcctccagccccctccACCCTACCTGGTTTAGGGCCTCAGGCCTTTTCCCGGAGGCTGGGGGAGCAGAAGGTCCTGGCCAGGAGGTGGGAACCACAGCCCCTCCTGTCGGGACTCCTATGAGACCCGTGTGTCCCGGGTTCTTGCCCCTGGGATTTAGGGTCCAGCAGCTGATGGAGTTGCTGCCTGGGCCCCAGTTTGCCCAGAGACACCTGCAGAATGCCTGCCCGAGGGTGGGTGAACTCCGAATCACCTCCCTGCGGCCCTCAAGCCCCATCAAGATAGACACTCTCACTGCCAGGAAACCTCCTCTCCAAGTGAAGGCATGGGCACCGTGCTGTCTGTGAGCAGCTGATCCCTAGGGGTGACCCTGAGTGTGGAGACCACAGTCCTCCATCTCCCGGCTTCAAGGAACCCTAATGCTCCAGCTGGCCACCCCGACCCCCAGCCCTTCTCACCTCCCAGGACCACGGACCTTCAGGAAGGGCTGGGTCTCCTGCTGTGACCACAGCCTCGCAACTTAGCCGAGCATGTGTCCACCAGGGTCAGCCGGTGTAAGCCGGCATGGTCACTTGGGAGTCAGCCTGGTGGGGCTGCCATGCAACCCAGACACCAGAAAAAGGTGGGGGAGTTAGAGACaagcctcagctcctcctcccacTGGGGTCCCCTTCCTCTCAGCCTGCGTCACCACCCCTCCAGCACCCTGCTCGAAGGCTGAACCTGGAACACGGCTGCTCGCACGGGCCTCAGTTAGCCTGCAGTGAGATGTTCCACAAGCCAGCTGCCCACCCATCCAGGGCCACCTTCCCAGGGCCTTAGTTTTTACtcctctgggggctggggggctctCCCCAGGGCAGGTCACACAACCTCCTGCACCCACTCCCTGCAGGGTTAGGCCAGGGAGCTCCCCGGGTCACCTGCAGCCTCGGGGCTCCTGGGGTGGCTGCGCTGTCCCCCTGCAGCTTGTCAACCTCTGTTGTGGCCACCCTCTGCCTCATCCTGCTCTGGTCAGAGCGCAGCCCCTCCACGGAGGGCAGACTTGTGTGTGAGAGTGACGTGAGCAGGTTGCCCGATGAGGTCCTCACGGGAATGAGG of Manis javanica isolate MJ-LG chromosome 4, MJ_LKY, whole genome shotgun sequence contains these proteins:
- the PRDM16 gene encoding histone-lysine N-methyltransferase PRDM16 isoform X5, with amino-acid sequence MRSKARARKLAKSDGDIVNNMYEPDVDLLAGESAEDETEDSAMSPIPVGPPSPFPTSEDFTPKEGSPYEAPVYIPEDIPIPPDFELRESSIPGAGLGIWAKKKMEIGERFGPYTAAPRATLKEADFGWEQMLTDTDVPSQEGCIQKISEDLSSEKFCMDASLAGAGSWLKYIRVACSCDNQNLTMCQINEQIYYKVIKDIEPGEELLVHVKEGAYSLGTVPPSLDEEPTFRCDVCDELFQSKLDLRRHKKYTCSSVGAVLYEGLGAELKAEGLGRGSSDGQAHECKDCERMFPNKYSLEQHMVVHTEEREYKCDQCPKAFNWKSNLIRHQMSHDSGKRFECENCVKVFTDPSNLQRHIRSQHVGARAHACPDCGKTFATSSGLKQHKHIHSTVKPFICEVCHKSYTQFSNLCRHKRMHADCRTQIKCKDCGQMFSTTSSLNKHRRFCEGKNHYTPGGIFAPGLPLTPGTLMDKAKPPTSLNHSLGFNEYFPSRPHPGSLPFSTAPPTFPTLTPGFPGIFPPSLYPRPPLLPPTPLLKSPLNHTQDAKLPSPLGNPALPLVSAVSNSGQGTSVASGPEEKFESPLEASYTGKLKTRSSDVSDVSDFEDINTTTGTDLDTTTGTGSDLDSEADSDRERAKDKSGAAEGKPAFGGGVAPPGTLHGAGEVPFLYPQHFFPPPDEQLLTASGAAGDSIKAIASIAEKYFGPGFMGMQEKKLGSLPYHSVLPFQLLPNFPHSLYPFADRTLAHSLLVKAEPKSPRDALKVGGPSAESPFDLTTKPKEAKPVPPKVPLAPVPGEEQPLDLSIGSRARASQNGGGREPRRNHVYGERKLVAGEGLPKACPAQLPPQPALHYAKPSPFFMDPIYSRVEKQKVTDPVGVLKDKYLRPSPLLFHPQMSAIETMTEKLESFAAMKADPGGSLQPLPHHPFSFRSPPPTLSDPILRKGKERYTCRYCGKIFPRSANLTRHLRTHTGEQPYRCKYCDRSFSISSNLQRHVRNIHNKEKPFKCHLCNRCFGQQTNLDRHLKKHEHEHVPVSQHSGVLTNHMGTSASSPTSESDNHALLDEKEDSYFSEIRNFIANSEMSQASVRTEKRPEVQDLDSHSQCPGLPSRKPEDAEEDEEDELDEEEDSLAGKSPDGAVSPAPEPQGTYEDEDEEPPAALALGFDRTRRHMQ
- the PRDM16 gene encoding histone-lysine N-methyltransferase PRDM16 isoform X1, encoding MRSKARARKLAKSDGDIVNNMYEPDVDLLAGESAEDETEDSAMSPIPVGPPSPFPTSEDFTPKEGSPYEAPVYIPEDIPIPPDFELRESSIPGAGLGIWAKKKMEIGERFGPYTAAPRATLKEADFGWEQMLTDTDVPSQEGCIQKISEDLSSEKFCMDASLAGAGSWLKYIRVACSCDNQNLTMCQINEQIYYKVIKDIEPGEELLVHVKEGAYSLGTVPPSLDEEPTFRCDVCDELFQSKLDLRRHKKYTCSSVGAVLYEGLGAELKAEGLGRGSSDGQAHECKDCERMFPNKYSLEQHMVVHTEEREYKCDQCPKAFNWKSNLIRHQMSHDSGKRFECENCVKVFTDPSNLQRHIRSQHVGARAHACPDCGKTFATSSGLKQHKHIHSTVKPFICEVCHKSYTQFSNLCRHKRMHADCRTQIKCKDCGQMFSTTSSLNKHRRFCEGKNHYTPGGIFAPGLPLTPGTLMDKAKPPTSLNHSLGFNEYFPSRPHPGSLPFSTAPPTFPTLTPGFPGIFPPSLYPRPPLLPPTPLLKSPLNHTQDAKLPSPLGNPALPLVSAVSNSGQGTSVASGPEEKFESPLEASYTGKLKTRSSDVSDVSDFEDINTTTGTDLDTTTGTGSDLDSEADSDRERAKDKSGAAEGKPAFGGGVAPPGTLHGAGEVPFLYPQHFFPPPDEQLLTASGAAGDSIKAIASIAEKYFGPGFMGMQEKKLGSLPYHSVLPFQLLPNFPHSLYPFADRTLAHSLLVKAEPKSPRDALKVGGPSAESPFDLTTKPKEAKPVPPKVPLAPVPGEEQPLDLSIGSRARASQNGGGREPRRNHVYGERKLVAGEGLPKACPAQLPPQPALHYAKPSPFFMDPIYSRVEKQKVTDPVGVLKDKYLRPSPLLFHPQMSAIETMTEKLESFAAMKADPGGSLQPLPHHPFSFRSPPPTLSDPILRKGKERYTCRYCGKIFPRSANLTRHLRTHTGEQPYRCKYCDRSFSISSNLQRHVRNIHNKEKPFKCHLCNRCFGQQTNLDRHLKKHEHEHVPVSQHSGVLTNHMGTSASSPTSESDNHALLDEKEDSYFSEIRNFIANSEMSQASVRTEKRPEVQDLDSHSQCPGLPSRKPEDAEEDEEDELDEEEDSLAGKSPDGAVSPAPEPQGTYEDEDEEPPAALALGFDRTRRCVEEQPGGLVALEPMPTFGKGLDLRRAAEEAFEVKDVLNSTLDSETLKQTLYRQAKNQAYAMMLSLSEDTPLHTSSQSPLDAWYITGATPESGAFNPISHL